In bacterium, the genomic stretch CGCGGCCGGGGTGGGCGGTCAGCCGGCGCGCCGTGCCCGCCGGCGTGATCAGCAGCGTCAGGATCAACAGCACCCCGACCACCTGTACCGCTTCGGCGACCGCGAGCGCCATAATGAGGAGAAACACCACCGACAGCAGCCGGACCGGAACGCCGCGCGCTTCGGCAACGTCCGGATCCACGCTCGCGAAGCGCAGCGGCCGGTACACGGCGATCATCGCCGCCAACACGACCGCGCCGACCGCCGCCGACCAGACGACGTCCTCGGCGCTCACGGCGAGGATCGCGCCAAACAGGATGCTGAACGCCTCGGTCGCATAGCGCGTGTACAGCACGAGAAACAGCACGCCAAGCCCCATGCCGAAGGCGAGCACGGTGCCGATCGCGATGTCGCGCTCCCGCAGGCGCACGCCGAGAAGGCCGATCGCGAGCGCGGCGAGGAAGCAGGCGCCTACGAGTCCAACCTCGG encodes the following:
- a CDS encoding metal ABC transporter permease — translated: MTSLWGYAFVHQALLAGTITAVVAGVVGPFITTRNMGFAVHGLAEMGFTGAAGAVLFGFAPEVGLVGACFLAALAIGLLGVRLRERDIAIGTVLAFGMGLGVLFLVLYTRYATEAFSILFGAILAVSAEDVVWSAAVGAVVLAAMIAVYRPLRFASVDPDVAEARGVPVRLLSVVFLLIMALAVAEAVQVVGVLLILTLLITPAGTARRLTAHPGRVVAYSILIAVGVTLGGIVGAVYTSWPVSFFVASLSLVAYLLGRTFGARVRA